A genomic window from Triticum urartu cultivar G1812 chromosome 7, Tu2.1, whole genome shotgun sequence includes:
- the LOC125523607 gene encoding protein NEN4-like translates to MATTKKREMVFFNVEVAQSPSLPGECSLLEFAAILVCPRRLVEVSSYSTLIRPDDAGADGGVLSASSGAPSFEDVFPDIFELLDDRVWAGHGIRRAGCPRMRDAFAAFGLGASEPVGVVDSLDVLLAQGAQGCFGPAAAGDDGQEKDEEAAAAALAEHFGIGARRARGLRCLDGGRVSLEMLGHHEGMKFFPRRRRPPAPARGQRRRQRGPSARRMRGGKLGGSGAAGRRRRGVLCGRELMGERKRKEITWMGPKEK, encoded by the coding sequence ATGGCGACCACCAAGAAGAGGGAGATGGTGTTCTTCAACGTTGAGGTTGCGCAGTCCCCGTCGCTGCCCGGCGAGTGCAGCCTGCTGGAGTTCGCCGCCATCCTCGTCTGCCCGCGCCGCCTCGTCGAGGTCTCCAGCTACTCCACCCTCATCCGCCCGGACGACGCCGGCGCCGATGGTGGCGTCCTCTctgcctcctccggcgcaccctCGTTCGAGGACGTCTTCCCGGACATCTTCGAGCTACTGGACGACCGCGTGTGGGCGGGCCACGGCATCCGGCGCGCCGGCTGCCCGCGCATGCGCGACGCCTTCGCCGCCTTCGGCCTGGGCGCGTCGGAGCCCGTGGGCGTCGTCGACTCGCTCGACGTGCTCCTCGCGCAGGGCGCGCAGGGGTGTTTCGGGCCGGCCGCCGCCGGGGACGACGGCCAGGAGAaggacgaggaggcggcggcggcggccctgGCGGAGCACTTCGGGATCGGCGCACGGCGGGCGCGGGGGCTCCGGTGCCTGGACGGCGGGCGCGTGAGCCTTGAGATGCTGGGACACCACGAAGGAATGAAATTTTTtccacggcggcggcggccccCCGCGCCCGCGCGGGgacagcggcggcggcagcgaggGCCAAGCGCGAGGAGGATGCGGGGCGGCAAGCTCGGCGGGTCCGGCGCGGCTGGACGTCGTCGGCGAGGCGTTCTGTGCGGGCGGGAGTTGATGGGGGAGAGAAAGAGAAAAGAGATCACGTGGATGGGTCCAAAGGAAAAGTGA
- the LOC125523605 gene encoding uncharacterized protein LOC125523605 isoform X2 — protein MASLVPGVLLKLLQHMNSDVKVAGEHRSSLLQVVSIVPALAGSDLFTNQGFYLKVSDSSHATYVSLPEDQHDLILSDTIQLGQFIHVDRLEAATPVPILRGVRPVPGRHACVGTPEDLVMTSSSKFLGEKKAQPPANGSKDAGALSLEKEQSKLEKLNASVKSNGTESKKPQLTKSNSSLSKQALASLFDKKEVVTSKRTKVKGADKSSPAKLSLLEKAASVLKVTTAGRKSSAGNSLSNTLLSLESGPKALRRSWEGKADANVKANSDSKGAKADRKSEIRSTSTPRRRPPPPADEKPSHKDDTKIQTPPRKSTASAPSDDSDRMVNKHLSPIRRTSGVLSNPNITNIVKIAANNKKLTDANTSWTALPPSLAKLGKELLKYRDAAQMAAVEAMQEASAAESLLRCLSTYAEVSSTAEEQNPQLAVEQFLALHSAMSRATVVADSLAKAAAATSTATSPDRSTVSEAASIDEESLAVAAERRRRAVSWVGAGLATDLSAFSLYNLRPPPANTSSPLAVVLVDESVKPAATTKASPPAKSRLSPAKGKGRPVHVVAAAAATAAPPLEWERGGGAEERGELARRLGEEARRWFLEFVERFLDADVAAAAPWDRDRAARMLPQLKRVNDWLSEIGKPPPVAVEPPPHDAGDEEVAAAAPATASNGVPEQTIERLRKKIYEYLLTNVDSAAAVLGETSPAANGRKG, from the exons ATGGCGTCGCTTGTGCCCGGGGTCCTCCTCAAGCTCCTGCAGCACATGAACAGCGACGTCAAAGTCGCAGGCGAGCACCGGTCCTCCCTTCTTCAGGTCGTCAGCATTGTTCCCGCGCTTGCTGGCAGCGACCTCTTCACCAACCAGGGGTTCTACCTCAAGGTGTCTGATTCCTCGCACGCGACCTACGTTTCCCTGCCGGAGGACCAGCATGATCTCATATTGAGCGACACCATTCAGCTGGGGCAGTTCATCCATGTAGACCGTCTGGAGGCCGCCACCCCGGTGCCTATCTTGAGGGGAGTCAGGCCAGTTCCTGGCCGACATGCGTGCGTCGGCACTCCCGAAGATCTTGTCATGACTAGTTCCTCCAAGTTTCTTGGCGAGAAAAAGGCACAACCACCCGCCAACGGTTCCAAGGATGCAGGGGCCTTGTCACTAGAGAAAGAGCAGAGCAAGTTGGAGAAACTAAATGCTTCTGTGAAGAGCAACGGGACGGAAAGCAAGAAACCGCAGCTGACCAAGTCGAACTCTTCGCTTTCGAAACAAGCGCTGGCCAGCCTTTTCGACAAGAAGGAAGTGGTTACCTCAAAG AGAACAAAAGTGAAAGGAGCAGACAAGTCATCACCAGCAAAGTTATCCTTGTTAGAAAAAGCAGCTTCTGTGTTGAAGGTTACTACAGCAGGGAGGAAGTCCTCTGCAGGCAACTCCCTTAGTAACACTCTGTTAAGTCTTGAATCGGGACCAAAGGCGTTGAGAAGAAGCTGGGAAGGGAAGGCAGATGCAAACGTCAAGGCCAATTCAGATTCAAAGGGAGCCAAAGCTGACAGGAAGTCTGAGATTAGAAGCACATCG ACTCCTAGACGAAGACCACCACCACCAGCAGATGAGAAGCCCTCACACAAGGATGACACTAAGATTCAGACTCCTCCAAGGAAGAGCACAGCAAGTGCTCCCTCAGATGATTCTGACCGAATGGTGAATAAGCATCTTTCTCCTATAAGAAGGACGTCTGGGGTTTTAAGCAACCCCAATATTACAAATATAGTGAAGATTGCTGCAAATAACAAAAAATTGACGGATGCAAACACTTCCTGGACGGCACTTCCTCCATCACTTGCTAAGTTAGGAAAG GAGCTTCTAAAATACAGGGATGCGGCACAAATGGCTGCGGTTGAAGCCATGCAAGAAGCTTCTGCTGCAGAGAGCTTACTTCGATGTTTAAG CACGTACGCCGAGGTGAGCTCGACGGCGGAGGAGCAGAACCCGCAGCTTGCCGTGGAGCAGTTCCTCGCTCTGCACTCAGCCATGTCGCGTGCCACCGTCGTTGCTGACTCGCTTGCTAAGGCTGCCGCAGCGACCTCTACAGCGACTTCACCGGACCGATCAACAGTGAGCGAAGCCGCGAGCATCGACGAGGAATCCCTTGCCGTTGCAGcggagcgccgccgccgcgcggTATCCTGGGTGGGCGCCGGTCTCGCCACTGACCTCTCCGCCTTCTCCCTCTACAACCTCAGGCCGCCCCCCGCCAATACGTCCTCCCCGCTGGCCGTCGTGCTCGTCGACGAGTCGGTGAAGCCGGCCGCGACAACGAAGGCATCGCCACCAGCGAAGTCGCGGCTGTCGCCCGCGAAGGGGAAGGGGAGACCGGTCCATgtcgtggcggcggcggcggcaacggCCGCCCCACCGCTGGAGTGGGAGAGGGGAGGCGGCGCGGAGGAGAGGGGCGAGCTCGCAAGGCGGCTCGGTGAGGAGGCAAGGCGGTGGTTCCTGGAGTTCGTAGAGCGGTTCCTTGACGCCGACGTGGCGGCAGCTGCGCCATGGGACCGCGACCGTGCGGCGAGGATGCTTCCGCAGCTGAAGCGCGTCAACGACTGGCTCAGCGAGATCGGGAAGCCGCCCCCGGTGGCGGTGGAACCTCCGCCCCACGACGCGGGCGACGAGGAGGTCGCCGCCGCAGCGCCCGCCACTGCATCCAACGGTGTGCCCGAGCAGACGATAGAACGGCTGAGGAAGAAGATCTACGAGTACCTCCTCACCAACGTCGACTCGGCCGCCGCCGTGCTCGGCGAGACGTCGCCGGCGGCAAACGGGAGGAAGGGGTGA
- the LOC125523605 gene encoding uncharacterized protein LOC125523605 isoform X1, protein MASLVPGVLLKLLQHMNSDVKVAGEHRSSLLQVVSIVPALAGSDLFTNQGFYLKVSDSSHATYVSLPEDQHDLILSDTIQLGQFIHVDRLEAATPVPILRGVRPVPGRHACVGTPEDLVMTSSSKFLGEKKAQPPANGSKDAGALSLEKEQSKLEKLNASVKSNGTESKKPQLTKSNSSLSKQALASLFDKKEVVTSKVKSNNPRSTPSSPTSVHSLPASFERFSNDMKQRTKVKGADKSSPAKLSLLEKAASVLKVTTAGRKSSAGNSLSNTLLSLESGPKALRRSWEGKADANVKANSDSKGAKADRKSEIRSTSTPRRRPPPPADEKPSHKDDTKIQTPPRKSTASAPSDDSDRMVNKHLSPIRRTSGVLSNPNITNIVKIAANNKKLTDANTSWTALPPSLAKLGKELLKYRDAAQMAAVEAMQEASAAESLLRCLSTYAEVSSTAEEQNPQLAVEQFLALHSAMSRATVVADSLAKAAAATSTATSPDRSTVSEAASIDEESLAVAAERRRRAVSWVGAGLATDLSAFSLYNLRPPPANTSSPLAVVLVDESVKPAATTKASPPAKSRLSPAKGKGRPVHVVAAAAATAAPPLEWERGGGAEERGELARRLGEEARRWFLEFVERFLDADVAAAAPWDRDRAARMLPQLKRVNDWLSEIGKPPPVAVEPPPHDAGDEEVAAAAPATASNGVPEQTIERLRKKIYEYLLTNVDSAAAVLGETSPAANGRKG, encoded by the exons ATGGCGTCGCTTGTGCCCGGGGTCCTCCTCAAGCTCCTGCAGCACATGAACAGCGACGTCAAAGTCGCAGGCGAGCACCGGTCCTCCCTTCTTCAGGTCGTCAGCATTGTTCCCGCGCTTGCTGGCAGCGACCTCTTCACCAACCAGGGGTTCTACCTCAAGGTGTCTGATTCCTCGCACGCGACCTACGTTTCCCTGCCGGAGGACCAGCATGATCTCATATTGAGCGACACCATTCAGCTGGGGCAGTTCATCCATGTAGACCGTCTGGAGGCCGCCACCCCGGTGCCTATCTTGAGGGGAGTCAGGCCAGTTCCTGGCCGACATGCGTGCGTCGGCACTCCCGAAGATCTTGTCATGACTAGTTCCTCCAAGTTTCTTGGCGAGAAAAAGGCACAACCACCCGCCAACGGTTCCAAGGATGCAGGGGCCTTGTCACTAGAGAAAGAGCAGAGCAAGTTGGAGAAACTAAATGCTTCTGTGAAGAGCAACGGGACGGAAAGCAAGAAACCGCAGCTGACCAAGTCGAACTCTTCGCTTTCGAAACAAGCGCTGGCCAGCCTTTTCGACAAGAAGGAAGTGGTTACCTCAAAGGTGAAGTCAAACAATCCTAGGTCGACACCTTCATCGCCTACCAGTGTACATTCTCTACCTGCATCATTTGAAAGATTCTCAAATGACATGAAGCAGAGAACAAAAGTGAAAGGAGCAGACAAGTCATCACCAGCAAAGTTATCCTTGTTAGAAAAAGCAGCTTCTGTGTTGAAGGTTACTACAGCAGGGAGGAAGTCCTCTGCAGGCAACTCCCTTAGTAACACTCTGTTAAGTCTTGAATCGGGACCAAAGGCGTTGAGAAGAAGCTGGGAAGGGAAGGCAGATGCAAACGTCAAGGCCAATTCAGATTCAAAGGGAGCCAAAGCTGACAGGAAGTCTGAGATTAGAAGCACATCG ACTCCTAGACGAAGACCACCACCACCAGCAGATGAGAAGCCCTCACACAAGGATGACACTAAGATTCAGACTCCTCCAAGGAAGAGCACAGCAAGTGCTCCCTCAGATGATTCTGACCGAATGGTGAATAAGCATCTTTCTCCTATAAGAAGGACGTCTGGGGTTTTAAGCAACCCCAATATTACAAATATAGTGAAGATTGCTGCAAATAACAAAAAATTGACGGATGCAAACACTTCCTGGACGGCACTTCCTCCATCACTTGCTAAGTTAGGAAAG GAGCTTCTAAAATACAGGGATGCGGCACAAATGGCTGCGGTTGAAGCCATGCAAGAAGCTTCTGCTGCAGAGAGCTTACTTCGATGTTTAAG CACGTACGCCGAGGTGAGCTCGACGGCGGAGGAGCAGAACCCGCAGCTTGCCGTGGAGCAGTTCCTCGCTCTGCACTCAGCCATGTCGCGTGCCACCGTCGTTGCTGACTCGCTTGCTAAGGCTGCCGCAGCGACCTCTACAGCGACTTCACCGGACCGATCAACAGTGAGCGAAGCCGCGAGCATCGACGAGGAATCCCTTGCCGTTGCAGcggagcgccgccgccgcgcggTATCCTGGGTGGGCGCCGGTCTCGCCACTGACCTCTCCGCCTTCTCCCTCTACAACCTCAGGCCGCCCCCCGCCAATACGTCCTCCCCGCTGGCCGTCGTGCTCGTCGACGAGTCGGTGAAGCCGGCCGCGACAACGAAGGCATCGCCACCAGCGAAGTCGCGGCTGTCGCCCGCGAAGGGGAAGGGGAGACCGGTCCATgtcgtggcggcggcggcggcaacggCCGCCCCACCGCTGGAGTGGGAGAGGGGAGGCGGCGCGGAGGAGAGGGGCGAGCTCGCAAGGCGGCTCGGTGAGGAGGCAAGGCGGTGGTTCCTGGAGTTCGTAGAGCGGTTCCTTGACGCCGACGTGGCGGCAGCTGCGCCATGGGACCGCGACCGTGCGGCGAGGATGCTTCCGCAGCTGAAGCGCGTCAACGACTGGCTCAGCGAGATCGGGAAGCCGCCCCCGGTGGCGGTGGAACCTCCGCCCCACGACGCGGGCGACGAGGAGGTCGCCGCCGCAGCGCCCGCCACTGCATCCAACGGTGTGCCCGAGCAGACGATAGAACGGCTGAGGAAGAAGATCTACGAGTACCTCCTCACCAACGTCGACTCGGCCGCCGCCGTGCTCGGCGAGACGTCGCCGGCGGCAAACGGGAGGAAGGGGTGA
- the LOC125523606 gene encoding transcription factor RF2a-like has product MSRSPAPDGGGGNRLPPVKPSVSLSPSPTGPPESDISHMPDSPARSLGHRRAHSEIIGLPDDLDLGVPGCAGDGPSLSDENEEEFFSMFLDAEKLNAQLREASETESSCASAGAGAGPRPRHHHSHSMDASSSFDAEQLLGAPSVEGMSTVEAKKAMSNAKLAELALVDPKKAKRIWANRQSAARSKERKMRYISELERKVQTLHAEATTLSTQLALLHRDTAGLSTENSELKMRLQNVEQQIHLQDALNDALKSELQRLKMATSHMGNTVGGMMNLIGPPPPHSFGGNQPMFHIQGQAAMQPLHQMQQIHPQHQQPLLHPLQLQAQQLLLQQQASAAPPPNPKMKRAISAPNQWIGGWSESSGN; this is encoded by the exons ATGAGCAGGTCTCCGGCcccggatggcggcggcggcaatCGCTTGCCGCCAGTGAAACCGTCGGTGTCGCTGTCACCGTCGCCGACGGGCCCTCCGGAGAGCGACATCAGCCACATGCCGGACTCCCCCGCGCGCAGCCTCGGTCACCGCCGCGCGCACTCCGAGATCATCGGCCTCCCCGACGACCTCGACCTCGGTGTCCCGGGCTGCGCAGGGGACGGGCCGTCGCTGTCGGACGAGAACGAGGAGGAGTTCTTCTCCATGTTCCTCGACGCCGAGAAGCTCAACGCGCAGCTGCGCGAGGCGTCGGAGACGGAGTCGTCGTGCGCCTCGGCGGGCGCCGGCGCGGGGCCGAGGCCGCGCCATCACCACAGCCATTCCATGGACGCGTCGAGCTCTTTCGACGCGGAGCAGCTGCTTGGGGCGCCGTCGGTGGAGGGGATGTCGACGGTGGAGGCCAAGAAGGCAATGTCCAACGCAAAGCTCGCAGAACTGGCGCTTGTCGACCCAAAGAAGGCAAAAAG GATTTGGGCTAATAGACAATCGGCGGCCAGATCGAAAGAAAGGAAGATGCGGTATATTTCTGAACTTGAACGGAAGGTGCAAACCCTGCATGCAGAAGCAACAACATTGTCAACCCAGCTGGCACTTCTACAT AGAGACACTGCTGGGCTCTCTACCGAGAACAGCGAACTGAAGATGCGCCTGCAGAACGTGGAGCAACAAATCCACTTACAAGATG CTCTGAATGACGCACTGAAATCTGAGCTGCAAAGGCTGAAGATGGCGACGAGCCACATGGGCAACACCGTTGGGGGAATGATGAACTTGATCGGCCCACCCCCGCCGCACTCTTTCGGAGGGAACCAGCCAATGTTCCACATTCAGGGCCAGGCTGCAATGCAGCCATTGCACCAGATGCAGCAGATTCACCCTCAGCACCAGCAGCCGTTGCTGCATCCGCTGCAACTGCAAGCACAGCAGCTGCTGTTGCAGCAGCAGGCTTCTGCTGCACCACCACCCAACCCGAAGATGAAACGGGCCATCTCCGCTCCGAACCAGTGGATTGGTGGGTGGTCCGAGAGCAGTGGCAACTGA
- the LOC125523608 gene encoding peptidyl-prolyl cis-trans isomerase FKBP16-3, chloroplastic produces the protein MAAAASSSASPLLLPSGPRGASSRAWLPSGGGGGGRAFIRGGNSRAPCCCRAAAGGGSAAQCGGADDDNGGVVTRRGVVGAVVLGVSSSALCLQAALDAFAGGLPPEEKPKLCDAACEAELENLPMVTTESGLQYKDIKVGQGPSPPVGFQVAANCIAMVPNGQIFDSSLEKGQPYIFRVGAGQVIKGLDEGILSMKVGGLRRLYIPGQLAFPKGLTSAPGRPRVAPSSPVVFDVNLLFVPGLDDDE, from the exons ATGGCTGCTGCTGCCTCTTCCTCGGCCTCGCCGCTTCTCCTCCCGTCAGGGCCGCGTGGCGCTAGCTCGAGGGCCTGGCTTcccagcggcggcggcggcggcggcagggcgtTCATCAGAGGTGGCAACAGCAGGGCGCCATGCTGCTGCAGGGCTGCCGCTGGCGGAGGAAGCGCGGCGCAATGCGGAGGAGCTGACGACGACAACGGTGGCGTGGTCACCCGGAGGGGCGTGGTCGGGGCGGTGGTTCTGGGGGTGTCGTCGTCCGCGTTATGCCTGCAGGCCGCGCTCGACGCCTTCGCCGGCGGGCTGCCGCCGGAGGAGAAGCCCAAGCTCTGCGACGCCGCCTGCGAGGCAGAGCTCGAAAAT CTGCCTATGGTGACTACGGAGTCCGGTTTGCAGTACAAGGACATCAAAGTCGGGCAAGGGCCGAGTCCGCCCGTTGGCTTCCAG GTTGCTGCAAACTGCATCGCCATGGTGCCAAACGGACAGATATTCGACAG CTCGCTGGAGAAAGGCCAGCCCTACATATTCCGTGTTGGCGCAGGACAG GTGATAAAGGGACTTGATGAAGGGATCTTGTCGATGAAAGTTGGAGGATTACGTCGGTTGTACATACCCGGTCAA TTAGCATTCCCTAAGGGCCTTACATCAGCTCCCGGGAGGCCAAGAGTGGCTCCGAGCAGCCCCGTCGTATTTGACGTCAACCTATTGTTCGTACCTGGTCTTGACGATGATGAGTGA